Proteins encoded together in one Epinephelus moara isolate mb chromosome 2, YSFRI_EMoa_1.0, whole genome shotgun sequence window:
- the LOC126405030 gene encoding ras-related protein Rap-2b yields the protein MREYKVVVLGSGGVGKSALTVQFVTGSFIEKYDPTIEDFYRKEIEVDSSPSVLEILDTAGTEQFASMRDLYIKNGQGFILVYSLVNQQSFQDIKPMRDQIIRVKRYERVPMILVGNKVDLEGEREVSSGEGKALADDWNCPFMETSAKNKTSVDELFAEIVRQMNYASTPNGDDQCCSSCVIL from the coding sequence ATGAGAGAGTACAAAGTAGTGGTTCTCGGGTCCGGAGGGGTCGGTAAATCCGCATTAACCGTCCAGTTCGTGACGGGATCCTTCATAGAGAAATACGACCCCACGATAGAGGATTTCTACAGGAAGGAGATCGAGGTGGACTCCTCTCCGTCCGTCCTGGAGATCCTGGACACGGCGGGGACCGAGCAGTTCGCCTCCATGCGAGACCTGTACATCAAAAACGGGCAGGGTTTCATCCTGGTCTACAGCCTGGTGAACCAGCAGAGCTTCCAGGATATCAAACCAATGAGGGATCAGATCATACGGGTGAAAAGGTACGAGAGAGTGCCGATGATTCTGGTTGGAAACAAAGTGGACctggagggggagagggaggtcTCGTCCGGTGAGGGGAAGGCACTGGCGGACGACTGGAACTGCCCGTTCATGGAAACTTCAGCCAAAAATAAAACCTCGGTGGACGAACTGTTTGCAGAGATTGTCCGACAGATGAACTATGCCTCAACACCAAATGGCGACGACCAGTGCTGTTCGTCTTGTGTCattctttaa